The following proteins are co-located in the Silene latifolia isolate original U9 population chromosome 1, ASM4854445v1, whole genome shotgun sequence genome:
- the LOC141647890 gene encoding secreted RxLR effector protein 161-like, translating to MGEADVILGIKIIRKNKGIALSQSHYIEKVLKRFKYDNCSPVSTPMDPRVKLMPNTGDAISQLEYSQVIGCLMYAMTSTRPDIAYAVGKLSRYTSNPSTHHWVAVKRVLQYLKKTMNYGLTYMEHPSVIEGYSDASWISNVEDHSFTSGWVFLLGGGAISWASKKQTCITSSTMESEFIALASF from the coding sequence ATGGGGGAGGCGGATGTTATACTTGGTATAAAGATTATAAGGAAGAACAAAGGAATTGCATTATCTCAATCTCATTATATTGAGAAGGTACTTAAAAGATTTAAGTATGATAATTGTTCTCCGGTTAGTACCCCCATGGATCCAAGAGTGAAACTTATGCCTAATACGGGTGATGCAATTTCACAACTTGAGTACTCGCAAGTGATTGGATGTTTAATGTATGCAATGACGAGTACAAGACCGGATATTGCCTATGCAGTAGGAAAATTAAGTAGATACACAAGTAACCCAAGTACTCATCATTGGGTAGCGGTTAAACGTGTATTacaatacttaaagaaaaccatGAACTATGGTTTGACATATATGGAACATCCATCGGTTATAGAAGGATATTCAGATGCAAGTTGGATCTCCAATGTGGAAGATCATTCTTTTACAAGTGGATGGGTattcttgcttggtggaggcgCCATTTCGTGGGCTTCTAAGAAGCAAACTTGCATTACAAGTTCGACAATGGAGTCGGAATTCATAGCCTTGGCTTCATTTTAG